A stretch of Corallococcus exiguus DNA encodes these proteins:
- a CDS encoding bifunctional metallophosphatase/5'-nucleotidase — MPQATPRSSLQGARPSVFLLAGAFVTGMFLFAHGGCGGDECQDAAGCREDKGPPASNTEWVCEDKRCEQHSVQVPPPDSGTDSGMPDSGMPDSGMPDSGMPDAGTPDAGPTTVSVQVLAFNDFHGQLEEPAGQILTGVAPDGGQVRVNAGGVTYFARHIAALRATNPNTVVVAAGDLIGASPLLSGLFHDEPTVEAMNLIGLDLVAVGNHEFDEGSTELLRMQSGGCHPVDGCLDGDGFPGAKFKFLAANVATSVDRTLFPRYDVREFEGVKVAFIGMTLENTPESVIPTGVAGLTFKDEVQTVNALVPELRRQGVEAIIVVVHQGGIPTSGSLVNECKGAGADGLISGAIVGMAKGLNDAVDVIVSGHTHQAYNCVIDGKVVTSASSMGQLVTDIDLTLSKATGDVLEARANNVIVTRDVQEVGAVKELVTKYQELVTPRANRVIGWVSQTLRTQTDSAGQSTLGFVIADSHLEATKPANLGGAQVAFMNPGGMRANIAQGEVTYGEAFTTQPFGNSLVTLTLTGAQIEQLLERQWRPSGATLMLLPSAGFTYAFSASAPIGSRVDPASIRINGVPVSLTAEYRVTANNYLASGSDGFPVFAEGTNRLGGAVDSDALEAYLKAHSSMASPLPTPALNRITLLP; from the coding sequence ATGCCACAAGCCACACCGCGCTCGTCACTTCAGGGAGCGCGTCCCAGCGTCTTCCTGCTCGCCGGAGCGTTCGTCACCGGCATGTTCCTCTTCGCCCATGGCGGCTGCGGAGGTGACGAGTGCCAGGACGCCGCCGGCTGCCGTGAAGACAAGGGACCGCCGGCTTCGAACACGGAGTGGGTCTGCGAGGACAAGCGCTGTGAGCAGCATTCCGTCCAGGTGCCGCCCCCGGATTCCGGCACGGACTCGGGGATGCCCGACTCGGGGATGCCCGACTCGGGGATGCCCGACTCGGGGATGCCCGACGCGGGGACGCCCGACGCGGGTCCCACCACGGTGAGCGTGCAGGTGCTCGCGTTCAATGACTTCCACGGGCAGCTCGAGGAGCCCGCGGGCCAGATTCTGACGGGCGTGGCCCCCGACGGTGGACAGGTGCGGGTGAACGCGGGCGGCGTGACGTACTTCGCCCGGCACATCGCGGCCCTGCGGGCCACCAATCCGAACACGGTGGTGGTAGCGGCGGGAGACCTCATCGGCGCCTCCCCGCTGCTGTCGGGGCTCTTCCACGACGAGCCCACCGTCGAGGCGATGAACCTGATTGGCCTGGACCTGGTCGCGGTGGGCAACCACGAGTTCGACGAGGGCAGCACGGAGCTGTTGCGCATGCAGTCGGGCGGCTGCCACCCGGTGGATGGCTGCCTGGACGGGGATGGCTTCCCGGGCGCGAAGTTCAAGTTCCTGGCGGCCAACGTGGCTACGAGCGTGGACCGCACGCTGTTCCCCCGCTACGACGTGCGCGAGTTCGAGGGCGTGAAGGTGGCCTTCATCGGCATGACGTTGGAGAACACGCCGGAAAGCGTCATACCCACGGGCGTGGCGGGGCTCACCTTCAAGGACGAAGTGCAGACGGTGAACGCGCTGGTGCCGGAGCTGCGGCGGCAGGGCGTCGAAGCCATCATCGTGGTGGTGCACCAGGGCGGAATTCCGACCTCGGGCTCGCTGGTGAACGAATGCAAGGGCGCGGGTGCGGACGGCCTCATCTCAGGTGCCATCGTGGGCATGGCCAAGGGCCTCAACGACGCGGTGGATGTCATCGTCAGCGGCCACACGCATCAGGCCTACAACTGCGTCATCGATGGCAAGGTCGTCACGAGCGCCTCGTCGATGGGGCAGCTCGTCACGGACATCGACCTGACGTTGAGCAAGGCGACGGGCGACGTCTTGGAGGCGCGAGCGAACAACGTCATCGTCACTCGCGACGTGCAGGAGGTCGGCGCGGTGAAGGAGCTGGTGACGAAGTACCAGGAGCTCGTCACGCCGAGGGCCAACCGGGTCATCGGATGGGTGTCGCAGACGCTCAGGACACAGACGGACTCCGCGGGCCAGTCCACCCTGGGCTTCGTCATCGCGGACTCGCATCTGGAGGCGACGAAGCCCGCGAACCTGGGTGGGGCGCAGGTGGCCTTCATGAACCCGGGCGGCATGCGCGCGAACATCGCCCAGGGCGAGGTCACCTACGGCGAGGCCTTCACCACGCAGCCGTTCGGCAACAGCCTGGTCACCCTGACGCTGACGGGCGCGCAAATCGAGCAACTGCTGGAGCGGCAGTGGCGGCCGTCGGGAGCCACCCTCATGCTGCTTCCGTCGGCGGGCTTCACCTATGCGTTCAGCGCGTCGGCGCCCATCGGAAGCCGCGTCGACCCGGCGTCCATCCGGATCAACGGCGTGCCAGTGAGCCTGACGGCGGAGTACCGCGTCACCGCGAACAACTACCTCGCGAGTGGGAGTGATGGCTTCCCGGTGTTCGCCGAGGGGACGAACCGGCTGGGTGGTGCCGTGGACAGCGACGCGCTGGAGGCATACCTGAAGGCGCACAGCAGTATGGCGAGCCCCTTGCCCACCCCCGCGCTCAATCGCATCACCCTGCTGCCCTAG
- a CDS encoding helix-turn-helix transcriptional regulator, producing the protein MTTDLLRVGMKEFHASMRIERGRSEWWGRGRVWTGGPGEIHLKQPGDVHRDVAHDGTMTYQAVVLPERDIERIRHEGKVVAHPHFKPGDERGLAFQRLHDAVAAGADRLTLEVAVVEAVEAFTVLRGATPDHTRPVRRAMEYLRERVGDAITLDDLADHAGYDKFHLCRAFRAQVGMPPHAYLMHLRIAWAKVLLESGLRASEVATRVGFYDQSQLNRHFRRIVGTTPARYASTRPEWRIQA; encoded by the coding sequence ATGACGACCGACCTGCTTCGCGTCGGCATGAAGGAATTCCACGCGTCCATGCGCATCGAGCGCGGGCGCAGCGAGTGGTGGGGGAGGGGCCGGGTCTGGACTGGCGGGCCCGGCGAGATCCACCTGAAGCAGCCGGGCGACGTGCACCGCGACGTCGCGCACGACGGGACGATGACCTACCAGGCCGTCGTGCTGCCCGAGCGCGACATCGAGCGCATCCGCCATGAGGGGAAGGTCGTCGCGCATCCCCACTTCAAGCCCGGCGACGAGCGGGGCCTTGCCTTCCAGCGTCTCCACGACGCGGTCGCCGCGGGCGCGGATCGCCTTACGCTGGAGGTCGCGGTGGTCGAAGCCGTGGAGGCGTTCACGGTCTTGAGGGGCGCCACGCCGGACCACACGCGGCCGGTGCGACGGGCGATGGAGTACCTCCGCGAGCGCGTGGGGGACGCCATCACGCTGGATGACCTCGCGGACCATGCCGGCTACGACAAGTTCCATCTCTGCCGCGCGTTCCGCGCCCAGGTCGGGATGCCGCCGCACGCGTACCTCATGCACCTGCGCATCGCATGGGCGAAGGTGTTGCTCGAAAGCGGCCTCCGGGCGTCGGAGGTCGCGACGCGCGTCGGCTTCTACGACCAGAGTCAGCTGAACCGCCACTTCCGGCGCATCGTCGGAACGACTCCAGCGCGATACGCGAGCACGAGGCCGGAGTGGCGCATCCAGGCGTAG
- a CDS encoding SDR family oxidoreductase, whose amino-acid sequence MNDKQVALVTGANKGIGLRIAKDLAAHGFTVLVGSRDLARGEAAAKTVAGDARALALDVTDAKSISAAAERIRQELGRLDVLVNNAGIARSGRQAPKQGQPLAERAKAGRATVAPLDEFRAVFETNVFGVIAVTQAMLPLLREAPAGRIVNVSSGVGSLTNNSDPANPYRAMYGVYSSSKSALNAITLAFALDLESTRIKVNAVCPGFTATDLNNFQGTRTVEQAARAPVRMALLGPDGPTGTYSDDQGVIPW is encoded by the coding sequence ATGAACGACAAACAAGTCGCCCTCGTCACCGGGGCAAACAAGGGCATCGGACTGCGGATCGCCAAGGACCTCGCCGCGCACGGCTTCACGGTGCTCGTCGGCTCACGTGACCTCGCCCGTGGCGAGGCAGCGGCGAAGACCGTCGCCGGTGACGCCCGTGCGCTCGCGCTCGACGTCACGGACGCGAAGTCGATCTCGGCCGCGGCGGAGCGCATCCGACAGGAGCTGGGGCGACTGGACGTGCTCGTGAACAACGCGGGCATCGCCCGTTCGGGCAGGCAGGCGCCCAAGCAGGGCCAGCCGCTGGCGGAGCGCGCGAAGGCGGGCCGTGCGACCGTCGCGCCGCTCGACGAGTTCCGCGCGGTGTTCGAGACGAACGTGTTCGGAGTGATCGCCGTCACGCAAGCGATGCTCCCGCTCCTTCGGGAAGCGCCGGCGGGGCGCATCGTCAACGTCTCGAGCGGGGTCGGCTCTCTCACGAACAACTCGGACCCGGCGAACCCGTACCGCGCGATGTACGGGGTCTACTCGTCGTCGAAGTCGGCCCTCAACGCCATCACGCTCGCCTTCGCCCTGGACCTGGAGTCGACCCGCATCAAGGTGAACGCGGTGTGCCCGGGCTTCACCGCCACGGATCTCAACAACTTCCAGGGTACCCGCACCGTCGAGCAGGCCGCGCGCGCGCCCGTGCGCATGGCGCTCCTCGGACCGGACGGCCCCACGGGCACCTACTCGGACGACCAGGGCGTCATTCCCTGGTGA
- a CDS encoding DUF1801 domain-containing protein, whose translation MKKAVATESASKLIDQRIQDLGDWRGKTLAKVRALIHAADPEVVEEWKWMGTPVWSHDGIICTGESYKAAVKLTFIKGAALNDASGLFNSSLDGNVRRAIDIHEGDKINEAAFKALIRAAVVLNLEGKSKPKASRAKRKPGPK comes from the coding sequence ATGAAGAAGGCCGTCGCGACGGAGTCCGCGTCCAAGTTGATCGACCAGCGGATCCAGGACCTGGGGGACTGGCGTGGGAAGACGCTCGCGAAGGTGCGCGCGCTCATCCACGCAGCGGACCCCGAGGTCGTCGAGGAGTGGAAGTGGATGGGGACCCCTGTCTGGTCCCACGACGGCATCATCTGCACGGGCGAGTCGTACAAGGCCGCCGTCAAGCTGACGTTCATCAAGGGGGCCGCGTTGAATGACGCTTCAGGGCTCTTCAACTCCAGCCTCGACGGGAACGTCCGGCGCGCCATCGACATCCACGAAGGCGACAAGATCAACGAAGCAGCCTTCAAGGCGCTCATCCGCGCCGCGGTGGTGCTCAACCTCGAAGGCAAGAGCAAGCCGAAGGCCTCGCGAGCGAAGCGCAAGCCAGGTCCAAAGTAA
- a CDS encoding DoxX family protein, with protein sequence MESTLPKPALVAARTSPKAVTITFWIATALFCLEMGFTAYAQLNLRDAAEGFTRLGFPSYFRVELAWAKLLGILVLLAPVPARLKEWAYAGFAINLVSALIAHFAMGDGPEAWAFAAVTGVLWVLSYGSWRSLQAGRA encoded by the coding sequence ATGGAATCGACCCTGCCGAAGCCGGCGCTCGTCGCCGCCAGGACGTCCCCCAAAGCCGTGACCATCACCTTCTGGATCGCCACCGCGCTCTTCTGCCTGGAGATGGGCTTCACCGCCTACGCGCAGTTGAACCTGCGGGATGCGGCGGAGGGGTTCACCCGGCTCGGCTTCCCCAGCTACTTCCGGGTGGAACTGGCGTGGGCCAAGTTGCTCGGAATCCTGGTGCTGCTCGCACCGGTGCCGGCGCGCCTCAAGGAGTGGGCCTACGCCGGCTTCGCCATCAATCTCGTCTCGGCGCTCATCGCCCACTTCGCAATGGGAGATGGCCCGGAGGCGTGGGCCTTCGCGGCGGTCACCGGCGTGCTCTGGGTGCTCTCGTACGGCTCCTGGCGCAGCCTGCAGGCGGGGCGGGCATGA
- a CDS encoding SRPBCC family protein → MSHRAKYTPGPAAGASVQKAGDKWTLVLVRDLRHPPAKVWKALTDPAHLAEWAPFDADRNMASVGPVKLSTVGAPTPMVAETTVRRAEEPKLLEYSWGQQDLRWELEATGVGGTRLTLWHNIDRGFISWGAAGWHICFDVLEQLLSGDPMGRIVGPDAMQYDWQRLNSEYAEQFGVQSPTWKASNSKE, encoded by the coding sequence ATGAGCCACCGTGCGAAGTACACGCCCGGCCCCGCGGCCGGAGCCAGTGTCCAGAAGGCAGGCGACAAGTGGACGCTCGTCCTCGTCCGGGACCTGCGTCATCCCCCGGCGAAGGTGTGGAAGGCGCTGACCGACCCCGCGCACCTGGCTGAATGGGCGCCGTTCGACGCGGACCGGAACATGGCCAGCGTGGGGCCGGTGAAGCTCTCCACGGTCGGTGCGCCGACGCCCATGGTCGCCGAGACCACCGTGAGGCGGGCGGAAGAGCCGAAGCTGCTCGAGTACAGCTGGGGGCAGCAGGACCTGCGCTGGGAGCTGGAGGCGACGGGCGTCGGCGGTACCCGGCTCACGCTCTGGCACAACATCGACCGGGGCTTCATCTCGTGGGGCGCCGCGGGCTGGCACATCTGCTTCGACGTGCTCGAGCAGCTCCTCTCAGGCGACCCCATGGGCCGCATCGTGGGGCCCGATGCGATGCAGTACGACTGGCAGCGCTTGAACTCCGAGTACGCGGAGCAGTTCGGGGTCCAGAGTCCCACCTGGAAGGCCAGCAACTCGAAGGAGTGA
- a CDS encoding ArsR/SmtB family transcription factor, translated as MESSFAIIAEPNRRAILSLLAASEHSVGEIEHQLRMPQTSVSKHLRVLRDAGFVESRVDAQRRVYRIRPEPLMEVDEWLAPFRRFWAAHVDALERHLDRMDQEPEPKKGKKR; from the coding sequence ATGGAATCATCGTTCGCGATCATCGCGGAGCCGAACCGCCGGGCCATCCTCAGCCTGCTGGCGGCGTCGGAGCACTCCGTCGGCGAAATCGAGCACCAGCTGCGGATGCCTCAGACGTCGGTGTCCAAGCACCTCCGCGTGCTGCGCGACGCCGGCTTCGTGGAGTCGCGCGTCGACGCTCAACGGCGCGTCTATCGCATCCGGCCGGAGCCGCTCATGGAGGTCGATGAGTGGCTCGCGCCGTTCCGTCGCTTCTGGGCGGCCCACGTGGACGCGCTCGAACGCCATCTCGACCGGATGGACCAGGAACCCGAACCCAAGAAGGGAAAGAAACGATGA
- a CDS encoding fibronectin type III domain-containing protein, with protein sequence MISSLLVRTLAIGVLLLGAAGCTGTVGGPDGGGVVVDTDAGVDAGSDAGVDAGVVSCGEQPARPAPPTNLAAASVSSFEVALTWEPSPDALVKRYRVLRGLALVGQVLRPSFAHRPVVPGETYTYTVTALTDEGGESLPSNPVTVTIPVPPPDVFSALAPGHWYEFPASNLRASALSPSLYPWLGLGEGISGIMDDWSSGAFDTQRDRLYISGGGHNGYYGNEIYGFDLRTGAWVRLTDPDPVGSGQECPDRALGVNCAIHTYDGLEYLPPPFDRFLAIGWDGWPQTALNLDTNRWENHPDLPQLGTRTGANSAYDPNTRVVWYHAGSQALSFWDPVTGKWTIRGEADQQGYYKNAVVDPRRKLYVEIGQGVTDTTAIDALGKFVPKRVRLATTGAREIEDGGNPGVDYDAVTDRIVAWKGGGDVYSLDLDTRVWTKHTALSTVVPGPANMNGTYGRFRYVPSLNVFVVVNTVDTHVFVYRLDPRPARLLRRIDVTASTAPVEVGMGGKLQVTAVFQDGTSVAATSEVTFSSLDPMVATVDAVGSFRALNPGRARLQASYTDPLTRRALVGALELEVVPMAGDVVLEALQIQPPPTLKVVRGRSAGIKAVGSFHRGTDVFTRDVTCEATWSSDAPAIATVAHGTVQGLSEGTTTLHAKVGTVEAQAALDVIPNATLDLIALNFQPPGAPLVSGWAVADDSAFDAARGWGWQGAGGLQTRGDRNGTQDPRLASFVLTTGAKFRVQVPDGRYHVAASVGDNNFGAGLASVEFAGTGIAYGVGTGNTAGAGIVEATAGQGLVFDVVGSINWLAGMRVNGMDFNEALAAAKTW encoded by the coding sequence ATGATCTCTTCGCTGCTCGTTCGGACCCTTGCCATCGGTGTGTTGCTTCTGGGCGCGGCCGGTTGCACCGGCACTGTCGGCGGTCCGGATGGCGGCGGCGTTGTCGTGGACACGGACGCAGGCGTCGATGCGGGCTCCGATGCCGGCGTCGATGCTGGAGTCGTCTCGTGCGGCGAGCAGCCCGCGCGCCCTGCCCCGCCGACGAACCTCGCCGCGGCCAGCGTCTCCTCCTTCGAAGTCGCGCTGACGTGGGAGCCGTCGCCGGATGCGTTGGTCAAACGCTACCGCGTGCTGCGGGGCCTGGCGCTGGTCGGTCAGGTGCTTCGGCCGTCCTTCGCCCACCGTCCGGTCGTCCCGGGCGAGACGTACACGTACACCGTCACCGCGCTCACTGACGAAGGCGGCGAGAGCCTCCCGTCGAATCCGGTGACGGTGACCATCCCCGTGCCTCCGCCGGATGTGTTCTCCGCGCTGGCACCGGGACACTGGTACGAGTTTCCGGCGTCGAACCTGCGGGCCTCCGCGCTGTCCCCTTCCCTGTACCCGTGGCTCGGTCTGGGCGAGGGCATCAGCGGCATCATGGACGACTGGTCGAGCGGTGCGTTCGACACCCAGCGCGACCGGCTCTACATCTCCGGCGGCGGCCACAACGGCTACTACGGCAATGAGATCTACGGCTTCGACCTCCGGACGGGCGCGTGGGTGCGCCTGACCGATCCGGATCCCGTCGGCTCCGGGCAGGAGTGCCCCGACCGCGCGCTGGGGGTCAACTGCGCCATCCACACGTATGACGGGCTCGAGTACCTGCCGCCGCCCTTCGACCGGTTCCTCGCGATTGGTTGGGATGGCTGGCCGCAGACGGCGCTCAACCTCGACACGAACCGCTGGGAGAACCACCCCGACCTTCCGCAGCTGGGGACACGCACCGGCGCCAACAGCGCCTACGACCCCAACACGCGCGTCGTCTGGTACCACGCCGGCTCGCAGGCGCTGTCGTTCTGGGATCCTGTCACCGGCAAGTGGACGATCCGTGGCGAGGCGGATCAGCAGGGCTATTACAAGAACGCGGTCGTCGACCCGCGGCGCAAGCTCTACGTCGAGATTGGACAGGGCGTCACCGACACCACGGCCATCGACGCGCTGGGGAAGTTCGTTCCGAAGCGCGTGCGGCTCGCCACCACGGGCGCCCGGGAGATCGAAGACGGGGGCAATCCCGGCGTCGACTACGACGCGGTGACCGACCGCATCGTCGCGTGGAAGGGTGGCGGTGACGTCTACTCGCTGGACCTGGACACCCGCGTCTGGACGAAGCACACGGCGCTCAGCACGGTGGTGCCCGGTCCGGCCAACATGAACGGGACCTATGGCCGGTTCCGCTACGTGCCGAGCCTGAATGTCTTCGTGGTCGTGAACACCGTCGACACCCATGTCTTCGTGTACCGGCTCGATCCAAGGCCCGCTCGACTCTTGCGGCGCATCGACGTGACCGCGTCCACCGCGCCGGTCGAGGTGGGGATGGGTGGCAAGCTCCAGGTGACGGCGGTGTTCCAGGACGGGACCTCGGTCGCCGCAACCTCCGAAGTCACGTTCAGCTCGCTCGATCCGATGGTGGCGACCGTGGACGCGGTCGGTAGCTTCCGGGCCCTCAACCCGGGCCGGGCACGGCTGCAGGCCAGCTACACCGACCCGCTCACCCGGCGTGCGCTGGTGGGGGCGCTGGAGCTCGAAGTGGTGCCGATGGCGGGCGACGTCGTGCTCGAAGCGTTGCAGATCCAGCCTCCACCGACGCTCAAGGTGGTTCGTGGCAGGTCGGCGGGCATCAAGGCCGTGGGCTCCTTCCACCGCGGCACCGACGTCTTCACGCGCGACGTCACCTGCGAGGCCACCTGGAGCTCCGACGCTCCGGCCATCGCCACGGTGGCCCACGGCACGGTCCAGGGACTCTCGGAGGGCACCACGACGCTCCACGCGAAGGTCGGGACGGTCGAAGCCCAGGCGGCCCTGGACGTCATTCCGAACGCGACGCTCGATCTGATCGCCTTGAACTTCCAGCCTCCCGGAGCGCCGCTGGTGTCGGGCTGGGCGGTGGCGGACGACTCCGCCTTCGATGCGGCGCGCGGTTGGGGCTGGCAGGGCGCGGGCGGACTCCAGACCCGAGGCGACCGCAACGGCACCCAGGATCCACGCCTCGCCAGCTTCGTGCTGACGACGGGCGCGAAGTTCCGGGTCCAGGTCCCTGATGGCCGGTACCACGTGGCGGCCTCCGTCGGGGACAACAACTTCGG